The DNA region TGGCAGCACGACCGCTGCGTACTGCCGCGCCGCGTCCAGCACCGGGTTCGTCTGCTGGAGGAGCCCCAGCTTGATCGTCGTGATGTAGTTGACGATCAGCCCCGCCTCGTTGGGCAGCACCATGAGGACCAGGATCGCGTAGAAGATCAGGTCCCGCCCCGGAAACCGCATTTTGGCAAGCGGGTACGCGGCGAGCGAGGCCAACGTGACCGTCAGCGTGACCCCCAACGTGCAGATGATCAGGCTGTTGACGATCAGGCGCCAGAACGGCACCGTCGTCCCCCGGAAGACCTCGATGTAGTTGCGCAGGCTGAGCCCCCTGGGCAGCAGCTTCGCCTCGTAGATGCTCCCGCTTGGCTCCAGGCTGGTGATGAGGGTCCAGTAGAAGGGGTAGAGCAGGATCAAGGCGATCACGACGAGCACCGCGTAGGCGAGCGTGTTCCACAGCAGGTCCTTGCGCCGCCTCCTGGCCTTGATCTCGCTGAGGGTCGGACTGACGGCCGACGGCTGACGGCTGACCGCTTCCTTAAGCATCGGCCTTCCCCCCCCGCGTCAGCTTGAAGTTGATGAAGCCGAACAGGATGCTGATCACCGCGATGATCAGCCCGGCAGCGGCGGCGAGCCCGTACTGGAAGTCCACGAAGGCCCGCGAGTAGGTGAAAAAGAGCGCCGTGTACGTGCTTCCGGCGGGACCGCCCTGCGTCATCACGTAGATCTCCTCGAAGACCTTGATCGCGCTGATCGTCGAGAGCAGGCTGCACACCAGGATGGTCGGCCTGAGCCCCGGCAGCGTCACGTTGGTAAAGACCTGCCAGCGGGTCGCCCCGTCGATCACGGCGGCCTCCTCCAGCTCCCGGCTAATCGCCTGCAAGCCCGCCAGGTACAGCACCATGTAGTACCCGATGCCCTTCCACAGGGTCACGAACATCACCGCGTAGAGGGCCGTGGCGGGATTGTTGAGCAGGCTGCCGCGCGCCTCCAG from Deinococcus aetherius includes:
- a CDS encoding carbohydrate ABC transporter permease produces the protein MLKEAVSRQPSAVSPTLSEIKARRRRKDLLWNTLAYAVLVVIALILLYPFYWTLITSLEPSGSIYEAKLLPRGLSLRNYIEVFRGTTVPFWRLIVNSLIICTLGVTLTVTLASLAAYPLAKMRFPGRDLIFYAILVLMVLPNEAGLIVNYITTIKLGLLQQTNPVLDAARQYAAVVLPGVASIVGLFLLRQAYLGVPTELIEAARIDGARELTIWRRIMLPLALPTIVAFSILEFVAYWNSFLWARIMLPDKNLMPLSAGLLELSGTFSTNSRAVMAGAVITVLPILVIFAFGQRYFMKGIEGAVKG